A single genomic interval of Microbulbifer variabilis harbors:
- the hisB gene encoding imidazoleglycerol-phosphate dehydratase HisB yields the protein MRKASVTRDTLETKIQVNVNLDGQGHGQFATGVPFLEHMLDQIARHGMIDMDIHCDGDTHIDDHHTVEDIGITLGKAITQALGDKKGMTRYGHSYVPLDEALSRVVIDFSGRPGLVMDVPFTQKRIGNFDTELFYEFFQGFVNHALVTVHIDCLRGHNAHHQVETVFKAFGRALRMALTLDPRMAGTMPSTKGVL from the coding sequence ATGCGCAAGGCTAGCGTCACCCGCGACACACTGGAAACCAAGATTCAAGTCAACGTCAATCTGGACGGCCAGGGGCACGGCCAGTTTGCTACCGGCGTTCCTTTTCTCGAGCATATGCTCGATCAAATTGCCCGTCACGGCATGATCGACATGGATATTCATTGTGATGGGGATACCCATATCGACGACCACCATACGGTGGAAGATATCGGTATTACCCTCGGCAAGGCCATTACTCAGGCTCTGGGGGACAAGAAGGGGATGACCCGTTACGGCCACAGTTATGTCCCCCTGGATGAAGCTCTCTCCCGCGTGGTGATCGATTTTTCCGGCCGCCCCGGTCTGGTGATGGATGTGCCTTTTACCCAGAAACGCATCGGTAATTTTGATACCGAGTTGTTCTATGAATTCTTCCAGGGCTTCGTCAACCACGCATTGGTAACAGTACATATCGATTGCCTGCGCGGCCACAACGCCCACCATCAGGTAGAGACGGTATTCAAGGCCTTCGGCCGCGCCCTGCGCATGGCGCTCACCTTGGACCCGCGCATGGCTGGCACCATGCCCTCTACCAAGGGGGTGTTGTGA
- a CDS encoding TonB-dependent receptor: MIKFNTLALAIASLAAPTIYAAEYNSPLEEVNVTVSPLDKPADAVAAPVSILSGDALRKSAAATLGQTLQDQPGVANASFGSGVGLPVIRGQSANRVKILSDNLDVSDASNTSADHAASIEPLLAERIEILRGPAALRYGSGAVGGVVNITDGRIPTAVPEKVEGAVELRHNSADNQDASVFRFTGGAGQLAWYVDGVYRENDNTEIPGLAIVEHGEHEEHHDHEEHAGEEGEHEEAFNTDGFVGNTNARAHSYSGGVSWVTDSGFIGFSVNRLENNYGIPLGTHEHHHDDEDHAGEDHDDHDHDEHEEHAEAGEIDAVRIDLVQTRYDLKGEHRFDGDYWDKLSLRIGYNDYEHVELDAGNPGTRFTNEAWESRVEITHDAGNGWRGAYGLQLTDKDFAAVGGHAFIQPSRTRSAGFFTMKEREWGNWHLDLGARLERVDIDPETASDRDYNLIGASATLQYFLAEHQHISFGATHSERAPVAEELFADGAHLAESRYLLGNNQLDKENGVNLELGYHHHNEAANGWHAARIEASVFYNQIGDYIYAQNTGGEEEELPVYAYANRDATFYGAEASVTFPLQGGHYVTLFGDMVRASFDDAIAGESSDVPRMPPLRMGLALGAEYDQWGWEWRTVQAADQDRAGAYEEPTDGYTRMDLSAEYNLNIGGSDAVLFASARNLLDEEIRNSTSLLRDYAPAPGRSIEAGVRFIF; this comes from the coding sequence ATGATCAAGTTCAATACTCTGGCCCTGGCTATTGCCAGCCTGGCTGCGCCCACTATTTACGCCGCTGAATACAACTCGCCCTTGGAAGAGGTCAACGTTACCGTATCGCCGCTGGATAAACCCGCAGATGCTGTGGCAGCACCAGTTTCTATTCTCTCCGGCGACGCACTGCGCAAATCAGCAGCCGCAACCCTGGGCCAGACTTTGCAAGACCAGCCCGGCGTCGCCAATGCCTCCTTCGGCAGCGGCGTGGGCCTGCCGGTTATCCGCGGCCAAAGCGCCAACCGGGTCAAAATACTCAGTGACAACCTGGATGTGTCTGACGCCTCCAATACCAGCGCCGATCATGCCGCCAGCATCGAACCCCTACTGGCCGAGCGCATTGAAATACTGCGCGGCCCCGCCGCCCTGCGTTACGGCAGCGGCGCCGTGGGCGGTGTGGTGAATATTACCGACGGACGTATTCCCACCGCCGTGCCCGAGAAAGTGGAAGGCGCGGTAGAGCTGCGCCACAACAGCGCCGACAATCAGGATGCCTCGGTATTTCGCTTCACCGGTGGCGCCGGGCAGCTGGCTTGGTATGTGGACGGTGTCTACCGGGAAAATGACAATACCGAAATCCCGGGTCTCGCTATCGTTGAGCACGGTGAACATGAAGAACACCATGATCATGAAGAGCACGCAGGAGAAGAAGGCGAACACGAAGAGGCATTCAACACCGATGGCTTCGTGGGCAACACCAATGCCCGCGCCCACAGCTATAGCGGTGGCGTTTCCTGGGTCACCGACAGCGGCTTTATCGGTTTCTCCGTAAACCGACTGGAAAACAATTACGGCATCCCCCTGGGCACCCATGAGCATCACCATGACGATGAGGACCATGCGGGTGAAGACCACGATGATCACGACCATGATGAACACGAGGAGCACGCCGAGGCCGGTGAGATCGATGCGGTACGTATCGACCTGGTGCAAACCCGCTATGACCTGAAAGGTGAGCACCGCTTCGACGGCGATTACTGGGACAAACTGAGCCTGCGCATCGGCTACAACGATTATGAGCATGTGGAGCTGGATGCCGGTAATCCGGGCACCCGCTTCACCAACGAGGCCTGGGAGAGCCGGGTTGAAATAACCCACGATGCCGGCAACGGCTGGCGCGGGGCCTACGGCCTGCAATTGACCGACAAAGACTTTGCCGCAGTGGGTGGCCACGCCTTTATCCAGCCCTCACGCACCCGCAGCGCTGGCTTTTTCACCATGAAAGAGCGCGAGTGGGGTAACTGGCACCTGGATCTGGGCGCCCGCCTGGAGCGAGTGGATATAGATCCGGAAACCGCCAGCGACCGCGATTACAACCTGATCGGCGCCAGCGCGACGCTGCAGTACTTCCTCGCCGAGCACCAGCATATCAGTTTCGGCGCTACCCACTCCGAGCGCGCGCCCGTGGCCGAGGAGCTGTTTGCCGACGGAGCGCACCTGGCAGAATCCCGCTACCTCTTGGGCAACAACCAGCTGGATAAAGAGAACGGCGTTAACCTGGAACTGGGTTATCACCACCACAACGAAGCCGCCAACGGCTGGCACGCTGCGCGTATTGAGGCCAGTGTGTTCTACAACCAGATCGGTGACTATATCTACGCGCAAAACACCGGCGGTGAGGAAGAGGAATTACCGGTCTATGCCTATGCCAACCGCGATGCAACTTTCTACGGTGCAGAGGCCTCGGTGACCTTCCCCTTACAGGGAGGCCACTATGTCACCTTGTTTGGCGATATGGTGCGCGCCAGCTTCGATGATGCCATCGCCGGCGAAAGCTCCGATGTACCACGTATGCCGCCGCTGCGTATGGGCCTGGCCCTGGGGGCCGAGTACGATCAGTGGGGCTGGGAGTGGCGCACGGTACAGGCGGCGGACCAGGACCGCGCCGGTGCCTATGAGGAGCCCACCGATGGCTACACTCGCATGGATCTGAGCGCCGAGTACAACCTCAATATCGGCGGCAGCGACGCGGTGCTCTTTGCCAGCGCCCGCAACCTGCTCGACGAAGAAATCCGCAATTCCACCTCTCTGCTGCGCGACTATGCCCCGGCACCAGGCCGCAGTATCGAAGCCGGCGTGCGGTTTATTTTCTAA